The following are encoded together in the Pelosinus sp. IPA-1 genome:
- a CDS encoding glutathione peroxidase, which produces MGIYDFKMKSIDGKEVSLADYKGKVLLIANTASKCGFTPQYEELQELYKTYQEQGLVVLGFPSNQFAEQEPGSNTEVHNFCQINYGVTFPLFEKMDVRGKGAHPLFTYLTEKAPFKGFDLNHPIGGKLQGVLQEKFPEFLKGNDIKWNFTKFLIDREGNVVGRYEPTTAPLSMKKDIEKLLK; this is translated from the coding sequence ATGGGTATTTATGATTTTAAAATGAAGTCCATTGATGGGAAAGAAGTATCCTTGGCAGATTATAAGGGTAAGGTACTACTGATTGCAAATACGGCTAGTAAGTGTGGATTTACTCCCCAATATGAAGAGTTGCAAGAACTTTATAAGACATATCAGGAACAAGGTTTGGTCGTTTTGGGATTTCCAAGCAACCAATTCGCCGAGCAAGAGCCAGGAAGTAATACCGAAGTACATAATTTTTGTCAAATTAATTATGGGGTTACATTTCCTCTCTTTGAAAAAATGGATGTTCGGGGAAAAGGTGCTCATCCGTTATTTACCTATTTGACGGAAAAGGCACCATTCAAAGGTTTTGATTTGAATCATCCCATTGGTGGAAAATTACAAGGCGTTCTGCAAGAGAAGTTTCCAGAATTTCTTAAAGGAAATGACATTAAGTGGAACTTCACTAAGTTCCTTATTGATCGGGAAGGGAATGTTGTAGGACGTTACGAACCAACAACTGCACCTTTAAGTATGAAAAAAGATATTGAGAAGCTGCTTAAATAG
- a CDS encoding ATP-binding protein — MDFILSFLENIIIVIGIASSGSYIGSKYPKHRNLVWGFLLGLGTIYTMQNSILLEPGRFVDFRCLTMTLAGFFGGLVPAMVAACISGFYRWLQGGAGAWTGIITIFTFGIIGFYLRKYEIQNWGFRRHVLLGGSLTAVVIIILLIVPPWSSSALHVAIKIAVPLFLLVPIGSYLGFKIFFILQDAIDNQMLLREEIRLLDLDPETTIIRNMEGMITFWNRKAEELYGYTKDEVIGKSIQDILFPQFPKPFEQINQILLAKGRWEGELIHTRKDGGKIICRSCWLLKNTSGSFSVMELNLNITETKRMEEELTRLETLNTVGEMAAGISHEVRNPMTTVRGYLQLFLRKESFSDYIKQIQTMIDELDRANSIITEFLSLAKDKVSEIKADSLNEIIHTLSPLLQADAFRMGHEIHFKTSNIPDIPMDKNEIRQLILNLTRNGFEAMTSCGKIMIQTYLEGENVVLKIQDTGTGIPEEVLRKLGTPFVTTKENGTGLGLSVCYRIAQRHNAKITANSSPEGTTFFIKFSTRSVLAEY; from the coding sequence GTGGACTTTATACTTTCCTTTCTAGAGAACATAATCATAGTAATTGGAATTGCCTCAAGCGGGTCTTATATTGGCTCAAAGTATCCTAAACATCGGAATCTTGTATGGGGATTTTTGCTTGGCCTTGGAACAATATATACCATGCAGAATAGCATTTTGCTAGAGCCTGGCAGATTCGTAGATTTTCGGTGTTTAACTATGACTTTAGCTGGTTTCTTTGGTGGATTGGTTCCCGCAATGGTAGCTGCATGTATTAGTGGATTCTATCGATGGTTACAAGGTGGGGCTGGTGCCTGGACTGGCATAATTACGATTTTTACTTTTGGTATCATTGGCTTTTATCTAAGAAAGTACGAAATTCAAAACTGGGGATTTAGACGGCACGTGCTTCTAGGGGGAAGTCTTACAGCAGTCGTTATAATTATACTATTGATAGTTCCTCCATGGAGTTCGTCAGCATTACATGTTGCCATCAAAATAGCGGTGCCTTTATTCCTGCTAGTACCTATTGGTTCTTATCTTGGTTTTAAAATATTTTTTATTTTACAGGATGCAATAGATAACCAGATGCTGCTCCGCGAAGAGATCCGATTATTAGACCTAGACCCTGAGACAACAATCATAAGAAATATGGAAGGCATGATTACCTTCTGGAATAGAAAAGCCGAGGAGTTATATGGATATACTAAAGACGAAGTTATAGGAAAGAGTATACAGGACATACTCTTTCCTCAATTTCCTAAACCTTTTGAACAAATTAATCAGATTTTATTAGCTAAAGGGCGATGGGAGGGGGAATTGATACATACCCGTAAAGACGGAGGTAAGATTATTTGTAGGAGCTGCTGGCTCCTAAAGAATACTTCCGGATCCTTTTCCGTCATGGAATTAAACTTAAATATTACAGAAACAAAAAGGATGGAAGAAGAGTTGACCCGTCTTGAAACGCTAAACACGGTGGGGGAGATGGCTGCAGGCATAAGTCATGAGGTACGCAATCCCATGACAACCGTGCGTGGTTATTTGCAATTATTCCTTAGAAAAGAAAGTTTTAGCGATTATATAAAACAAATTCAAACCATGATAGATGAATTAGATAGAGCCAATTCAATTATTACAGAATTTTTGTCGTTAGCGAAAGATAAGGTTTCAGAAATCAAAGCGGATAGCTTGAATGAAATTATTCATACACTATCTCCTTTACTGCAAGCGGATGCCTTTAGAATGGGGCATGAAATTCATTTTAAAACCAGTAATATACCGGATATCCCAATGGACAAGAATGAAATAAGACAACTTATCTTAAACCTAACGCGAAATGGCTTTGAGGCAATGACTTCCTGTGGAAAAATAATGATACAGACATATCTTGAAGGGGAGAATGTTGTGCTTAAAATTCAAGATACTGGAACAGGAATACCCGAGGAAGTACTTAGGAAACTTGGTACTCCTTTTGTTACTACAAAGGAAAATGGAACAGGATTAGGGCTGTCAGTTTGCTATCGAATTGCTCAAAGACATAATGCAAAAATAACTGCAAATTCATCCCCAGAAGGAACTACTTTTTTTATTAAATTTAGTACACGATCCGTGTTAGCAGAATACTGA
- a CDS encoding PilZ domain-containing protein: MSNVGLRIFTHSNRPPKTLIEGFAGIPVANIADNMNRMSCMDAKIRPINEVPLLGPAFTVKARPGDNLMLHRALDLAEPGDIVVVDAQGDLTNAIMGELMALWAKQRGIGGFVIDGAIRDIGALKKMDLAIYAAGVTPAGPYKDGPGEINVPVACGGVVVNPGDILVGDEDGIVVINPRDAAELLEKSRAKSLTEMQTIEEIANMSWDRTWVEKALAERGVAVENDNRSFPRADVNEPVTILLGNSDHPMDAIATNISREGILLQLESNLELNSLIRLNLSNGLGNMNVVAKVIWQQNNNFGCNFVDLSEELQTILDRVVYFHLQRDVEQVNLLRIS; the protein is encoded by the coding sequence ATGTCGAATGTAGGATTACGCATTTTTACACATAGTAATCGACCGCCCAAGACTTTAATTGAAGGATTTGCAGGAATACCAGTAGCTAATATCGCAGATAATATGAACCGAATGTCTTGTATGGATGCCAAAATTCGCCCAATCAATGAAGTACCATTGCTTGGGCCGGCTTTTACTGTTAAAGCACGTCCTGGCGATAATCTTATGTTGCATAGAGCACTTGATCTTGCAGAACCCGGCGATATTGTGGTAGTAGATGCGCAAGGCGATTTGACAAACGCTATTATGGGAGAATTGATGGCTTTGTGGGCAAAGCAAAGAGGTATCGGTGGTTTTGTAATTGATGGTGCGATTCGTGATATAGGGGCGTTAAAAAAAATGGACTTAGCCATCTATGCAGCAGGAGTAACCCCCGCAGGCCCTTATAAAGACGGACCTGGTGAAATTAATGTCCCTGTTGCTTGTGGCGGCGTAGTTGTAAACCCTGGTGATATCTTGGTTGGTGACGAAGATGGTATTGTTGTTATTAACCCACGTGATGCCGCAGAGTTATTAGAAAAATCCCGGGCCAAATCCCTTACAGAGATGCAAACAATAGAAGAGATAGCAAATATGTCATGGGATCGCACTTGGGTCGAAAAAGCTCTTGCAGAGCGGGGAGTGGCAGTCGAGAATGATAATCGAAGTTTTCCTCGTGCCGATGTCAATGAACCTGTGACAATTTTGCTCGGCAATTCTGACCATCCTATGGATGCGATTGCGACTAATATCAGTAGAGAAGGGATTTTGTTGCAATTAGAATCTAATTTGGAGCTTAATTCCTTAATCAGGCTGAATTTATCGAATGGGCTGGGGAATATGAATGTCGTAGCAAAAGTTATTTGGCAACAGAACAATAACTTTGGTTGTAATTTTGTAGATCTGTCTGAAGAGTTGCAAACGATATTGGATCGAGTAGTATATTTTCATTTGCAACGAGACGTAGAACAGGTCAATTTACTAAGAATCAGCTAA
- a CDS encoding 2-hydroxyacid dehydrogenase: protein MTVTVIYFEKVSTEIHKMIETYKEVTTEIVYWHDLNDSQKEHLLSRAHYFITAATPITRSMIEKAPNLKLIQKTGSGVDNIDLEAAKERGILVASTPGANSSSVAEMTIGMILCLYRKLHFLDQETKQGKWLMWEHRPFMFEMKGKTHGIVGMGHIGKRVAQLSKGFGTDVIYFNRNRLSIEEETRLGISYTSFTELLRISDIVSLHIPLLPETRNLIGETELNLMKPNAILINVARGNIIDEKGLVQALKTGNLLGVGMDTWSSEPMQADNPLLRFTNVLATPHVGGGTRDVLENVLRLSFENIEKVEKAKMPNNLV from the coding sequence ATGACTGTAACTGTAATTTATTTTGAGAAAGTATCAACTGAAATACATAAGATGATTGAAACCTATAAGGAAGTTACTACAGAAATAGTCTATTGGCATGATCTAAATGATAGTCAAAAAGAACATCTTTTATCGCGAGCACATTATTTTATTACTGCCGCTACTCCGATTACCCGCAGTATGATAGAGAAGGCCCCTAACTTAAAATTGATTCAAAAAACAGGCAGTGGCGTTGATAATATTGATCTTGAAGCTGCAAAAGAAAGGGGTATTTTAGTTGCCAGCACCCCAGGAGCAAATTCATCTAGTGTTGCCGAAATGACAATCGGTATGATTTTATGTCTCTATCGCAAGCTTCATTTTTTAGATCAAGAAACCAAGCAAGGGAAATGGCTGATGTGGGAACATCGTCCATTTATGTTTGAAATGAAGGGAAAGACCCATGGGATTGTAGGTATGGGCCATATCGGAAAAAGAGTGGCGCAGCTGTCAAAAGGATTTGGAACGGATGTAATTTATTTTAATCGAAACCGACTTTCCATTGAAGAGGAAACAAGGTTAGGAATCTCCTATACTTCCTTTACGGAACTCTTAAGAATTTCTGATATTGTAAGTCTACACATTCCACTACTCCCAGAAACCCGAAATTTGATTGGTGAAACAGAGCTAAACCTCATGAAGCCCAATGCAATTTTAATTAATGTAGCTCGCGGCAATATCATTGATGAAAAGGGTCTGGTACAAGCGTTGAAAACAGGTAACCTTCTTGGCGTAGGCATGGATACATGGTCTTCAGAGCCAATGCAGGCAGATAATCCATTATTACGATTTACAAATGTGTTAGCAACCCCCCATGTAGGTGGCGGAACCCGCGATGTCTTAGAAAATGTTCTTCGTCTATCATTTGAAAACATTGAAAAAGTCGAAAAAGCGAAAATGCCTAATAATCTAGTATGA
- a CDS encoding methyl-accepting chemotaxis protein codes for MSIKAKTVTLLVIALLMTGLIVGGSGMYVLYGRTLNNNQVAMNGQASQLAGETSELFASFSRSGKYYSEDLDLKSGDASRVQDKINTYFAATWGVDRLVFINSSGARFAIAPYDAKTIGGSVADRDFFKDTMKDQKSHISDVIVNRASGIPSVIVTQPVKTQDGKMAGFVAQSISLETLQSFLDQVKVGETGVAGIVAQDGSILAHTNKDIIKEQIKVPENMLHSLLENSGRLIPYPDSSGRDSLALAVPIKNTPWVAIVSMPKSEIISDFYASLTTMVISLLVALLVVGFVAWIFLIRLLRPIEEISRQVAKIGDGDLSVAITSSSDDEIGILAKALSTSIGNFSQMIMKVQEASEIVSASSEELTASTEQLSQAANQVSTAITGVTDGTTHQMQAVDNTMHIVEQMSAGLQQIAANTGSASATAEKTSNTAQEGGKAVQKVTSQMANIETSVNNSAQVVAKLGERSKEIGQIVDTIAGIAGQTNLLALNAAIEAARAGEQGRGFAVVAEEVRKLAEQSQGAAKEIAALIGEIQADTTKAVLAMNDGTDEVRKGTEVAIAAGQSFNEIALLIEEESDQIREISAAIEQMANGSQQIVSSVKEITKVSKDAAGQAQTVLAATEEQTASIQEIASSSTDLSQMAGNLQDIVSKFKI; via the coding sequence ATGTCTATTAAAGCAAAAACCGTTACGTTATTAGTGATTGCCCTTCTTATGACAGGGCTTATCGTCGGAGGGTCAGGTATGTATGTTCTCTATGGGAGAACATTGAATAACAATCAAGTAGCAATGAATGGCCAGGCTTCTCAGCTGGCGGGTGAGACAAGTGAATTATTTGCTTCATTTTCAAGAAGCGGTAAATATTATAGTGAAGATCTTGACCTCAAATCTGGAGATGCTTCCCGTGTACAAGATAAGATCAATACATATTTCGCAGCCACATGGGGAGTTGATCGTCTGGTATTTATCAATTCTTCAGGCGCACGATTTGCCATAGCTCCCTACGATGCGAAAACGATAGGAGGAAGTGTAGCTGACCGAGATTTCTTTAAAGACACGATGAAGGATCAAAAGTCACACATTAGCGATGTAATAGTGAACAGGGCATCAGGAATACCCTCAGTCATAGTTACGCAACCTGTCAAAACACAGGACGGTAAAATGGCGGGATTTGTTGCTCAGTCAATCTCCTTAGAAACCCTACAAAGTTTTCTCGACCAAGTTAAGGTTGGTGAAACTGGTGTGGCTGGAATTGTAGCTCAAGATGGATCAATATTAGCTCACACAAATAAAGATATAATAAAAGAGCAAATAAAAGTTCCAGAGAATATGTTACATTCCTTGCTGGAGAATTCAGGGAGATTAATCCCTTATCCCGATTCTAGCGGTCGAGACTCTTTAGCCTTGGCTGTACCAATTAAGAATACCCCCTGGGTGGCAATTGTTAGTATGCCTAAGAGTGAAATTATAAGTGACTTTTATGCAAGCCTTACTACTATGGTAATTTCTCTTTTAGTGGCTCTTCTTGTTGTTGGTTTTGTTGCATGGATATTTCTTATTAGACTATTACGTCCAATTGAAGAGATTTCTAGGCAAGTTGCGAAGATTGGTGACGGAGATCTCTCTGTAGCCATTACTTCTTCATCGGATGACGAGATTGGAATTCTAGCAAAGGCTCTATCAACGTCGATTGGGAATTTTAGTCAAATGATTATGAAAGTTCAGGAGGCAAGTGAAATAGTATCGGCTTCTTCTGAAGAGCTTACAGCAAGCACGGAACAATTATCTCAGGCGGCAAATCAAGTATCAACTGCAATAACAGGTGTGACTGACGGGACAACACATCAAATGCAGGCTGTAGATAACACAATGCATATCGTTGAACAAATGTCTGCGGGCCTTCAACAAATCGCTGCTAATACTGGCAGTGCTTCTGCTACAGCAGAGAAAACATCAAATACTGCTCAAGAAGGTGGTAAAGCTGTCCAGAAAGTTACGAGTCAGATGGCTAATATTGAAACTTCAGTGAATAATTCAGCACAAGTAGTAGCTAAACTTGGTGAACGTTCTAAGGAAATCGGGCAAATCGTTGACACTATCGCGGGAATAGCCGGTCAAACGAATCTATTAGCCTTAAACGCTGCTATTGAAGCTGCTCGTGCTGGTGAACAAGGCCGTGGTTTTGCTGTGGTAGCTGAAGAGGTTAGGAAACTCGCGGAACAGTCCCAAGGAGCTGCGAAAGAGATTGCTGCTTTGATCGGAGAAATTCAGGCAGATACGACTAAGGCTGTACTAGCAATGAACGATGGTACTGATGAGGTAAGAAAAGGTACAGAAGTTGCCATAGCCGCGGGACAATCCTTTAACGAGATTGCTTTACTTATTGAAGAAGAGTCGGACCAAATCCGTGAAATTTCTGCAGCGATCGAACAGATGGCTAATGGTAGCCAACAAATCGTATCTTCCGTAAAGGAGATTACGAAGGTCAGTAAGGATGCTGCAGGTCAAGCACAAACTGTATTAGCAGCAACAGAAGAACAAACTGCATCGATCCAAGAGATTGCTTCTTCCAGTACAGATCTGTCTCAAATGGCAGGTAATTTGCAAGACATTGTATCCAAGTTTAAGATTTAG
- a CDS encoding double-cubane-cluster-containing anaerobic reductase, translating into MIDSVLMEPFSKLREQGMMKIKEEKENGQKVVGMYCTYSPQELILAAGAYPISLCGTKQEPIAAAEKVLPQNMCPLIKSSYGFAATDTCPFFNFSDLLVAETTCDGKKKMYELLARYKPIHLLQLPQEQASPQSRELWFQEVQKLKERLEQELEVEITPDKLRAAIKLANRERRALRNFYDLNQHIPAPLTGLEILTVSHNRGFYPDKEKVATMLEELNAAVKAGLEQNKHKAGPRILLTGVPVGLGSEKVIRLVEELGGTVVCQENCNGYKPVDMLVDEDENKDPLEAIAEKYLAIACSCMSPNPGRYELLGRLVKDFKVDGVLDLTWIGCHTYNVESYSIKKYLDEQFSLPFIQVETDYSSSDTEQLRVRIEAFLEMIQA; encoded by the coding sequence ATGATTGATTCTGTATTAATGGAACCATTTTCTAAGTTACGTGAACAAGGGATGATGAAAATTAAAGAGGAGAAGGAAAATGGGCAAAAAGTAGTCGGTATGTATTGCACCTATTCGCCCCAGGAATTGATCTTGGCAGCTGGAGCTTATCCCATTTCTTTATGCGGAACCAAACAAGAACCCATTGCGGCAGCAGAAAAAGTACTGCCTCAAAATATGTGCCCACTGATTAAGTCTAGCTATGGTTTTGCCGCGACTGATACTTGTCCATTTTTTAATTTTTCGGATCTCCTGGTAGCGGAAACAACCTGTGATGGTAAAAAGAAAATGTATGAATTGCTAGCACGATATAAGCCAATTCACCTGTTGCAATTGCCTCAGGAACAAGCTTCGCCTCAGTCCCGGGAACTTTGGTTTCAAGAAGTACAGAAGCTTAAGGAAAGGCTGGAACAGGAATTAGAAGTAGAGATTACTCCAGATAAGCTACGGGCGGCGATCAAACTTGCCAACCGGGAACGGCGAGCTCTGCGCAACTTCTATGATCTTAACCAGCATATTCCGGCACCCCTTACGGGGTTAGAGATATTGACAGTTTCCCACAATCGGGGATTTTATCCGGATAAAGAAAAAGTTGCAACTATGCTGGAAGAATTGAACGCTGCTGTTAAAGCTGGTTTAGAGCAAAACAAACATAAGGCGGGACCTCGTATTTTACTCACTGGTGTACCGGTTGGACTAGGCTCAGAAAAAGTAATAAGGCTGGTTGAAGAACTAGGAGGAACGGTAGTTTGTCAAGAAAACTGTAACGGCTATAAACCAGTAGACATGCTGGTTGACGAAGATGAAAATAAAGACCCTCTAGAGGCTATTGCCGAAAAATATTTGGCTATTGCGTGTTCTTGTATGTCACCTAATCCTGGTCGCTATGAACTACTGGGACGCCTGGTAAAGGACTTCAAAGTCGACGGGGTGTTAGATTTGACCTGGATTGGTTGTCATACTTATAATGTGGAATCCTATTCCATAAAAAAATATCTGGATGAACAGTTTAGCTTACCATTTATCCAAGTGGAAACTGACTACTCAAGTAGCGATACGGAACAGCTACGGGTACGTATTGAAGCCTTCCTTGAAATGATCCAGGCGTAA
- a CDS encoding aminotransferase class V-fold PLP-dependent enzyme, producing the protein MKKIYLDNAATSWPKPEAVYDAVDNFNRNIGGNPGRGTTSFALTPASMVLETRERLAQLFNINDPLRISFTLNITEALNVALKGSLQPGDHLIISSMEHNAVVRPAFALAELGIEITVIPCNLEGLFDTKALVKAIKTNTKMVGLLHASNVTGTIQPIVEVGQTCRERGILFLVDSAQSAGVLPIDVQRQSIDILAFTGHKGLLGPQGTGGIYVKPGVDVKPLKEGGTGSQSHDTKQPQCMPDCLESGTLNTPGIIGLGAGVGFVLEQGIDTIRLYEQKLAEILWQNIKNITGVKMYGPAIAKDRTAVLSFAIGEMDSAQVSFLLEREFGIVTRSGLHCTPFAHRTIGTLQQGTCRLSPGFFNTEAEMETVIKAIATLAKKA; encoded by the coding sequence ATGAAAAAAATTTATCTAGATAATGCGGCGACTTCTTGGCCGAAACCGGAAGCTGTCTATGATGCTGTTGACAATTTTAATCGCAACATCGGTGGTAATCCAGGGCGGGGAACAACGAGTTTTGCCTTGACTCCCGCCAGTATGGTTTTAGAAACCAGGGAACGTCTGGCCCAATTATTTAATATAAATGATCCCCTGCGCATTTCGTTTACACTCAATATTACGGAAGCGTTGAATGTGGCCTTAAAAGGAAGCTTACAGCCAGGGGACCATCTGATAATTAGCAGCATGGAACATAATGCTGTAGTTAGGCCAGCCTTTGCTTTAGCTGAACTTGGAATAGAGATTACCGTGATTCCTTGCAACCTAGAAGGATTATTTGATACAAAAGCCCTCGTCAAAGCCATTAAGACAAATACCAAGATGGTGGGTTTGCTGCATGCATCAAACGTCACGGGAACGATCCAGCCTATAGTCGAGGTAGGCCAGACATGCAGGGAACGTGGCATATTGTTTTTGGTTGATTCGGCCCAAAGCGCGGGAGTACTACCAATTGATGTGCAACGTCAATCAATTGACATACTGGCGTTCACAGGACATAAAGGACTTCTGGGGCCACAAGGGACGGGTGGAATTTATGTGAAGCCGGGTGTTGATGTGAAACCTTTAAAAGAAGGCGGTACTGGCTCACAATCCCATGATACGAAACAGCCCCAATGTATGCCTGATTGTTTAGAAAGCGGGACATTAAATACCCCGGGAATTATTGGACTGGGAGCAGGCGTGGGCTTTGTACTGGAGCAGGGCATCGATACGATACGTCTTTATGAACAAAAACTTGCAGAAATCCTATGGCAAAATATAAAGAATATTACCGGAGTCAAGATGTACGGGCCGGCAATCGCAAAGGATAGAACCGCAGTCCTCTCTTTTGCAATTGGCGAGATGGATTCTGCGCAAGTAAGTTTTTTACTGGAAAGGGAGTTTGGTATTGTAACCAGGTCCGGACTTCATTGTACTCCTTTTGCTCATAGAACCATCGGTACATTACAGCAAGGTACTTGTCGTCTAAGTCCCGGCTTTTTCAATACGGAAGCGGAAATGGAAACAGTCATAAAAGCGATAGCAACGCTTGCTAAAAAAGCGTAA
- a CDS encoding DUF3343 domain-containing protein, producing MDIWVITFSSVTHALRAEKLLKNKKISVKLIPIPHELSGPCEGLAAQLQEEEIDQAVAFLEENGIEMVRRGVKVNRQ from the coding sequence ATGGATATATGGGTGATTACCTTTTCGTCTGTCACACATGCCTTACGGGCGGAAAAACTTCTTAAAAACAAAAAGATCAGCGTTAAGCTCATTCCGATTCCTCATGAACTAAGTGGGCCTTGCGAGGGATTGGCTGCCCAGCTTCAAGAGGAGGAGATCGATCAGGCGGTAGCCTTTTTGGAGGAGAATGGCATAGAGATGGTGCGCCGAGGGGTGAAAGTGAACAGACAATAA
- a CDS encoding acyl-CoA dehydratase activase: protein MIVAGIDIGSVSTKVALAVNEKIYKVVIPTGWSPRQAGENVLAAALDQAGVDGGVDFVVATGYGRIALPTANKAVTEITCHARGVAYLLPETRVVIDIGGQDSKIIKIGAQGRVLDFVMNDKCAAGTGRFMEVIAARLGVDVAELSDLAKDEIPVELNSMCTVFAESEVVGLLAKGTGKGEIIAGLHQAISRRISAMIERIKPESPIIFTGGVAQNKSLVRSLSTQLNMPILAPEDCQFTGAIGAMLISADMAGSVGDKVPTA, encoded by the coding sequence ATGATTGTTGCGGGCATTGATATTGGCTCAGTTTCTACTAAAGTGGCACTGGCTGTTAATGAAAAAATCTATAAAGTTGTTATACCCACCGGATGGAGTCCACGCCAAGCAGGAGAAAATGTGTTAGCAGCCGCCTTAGATCAAGCAGGAGTTGATGGTGGGGTAGACTTTGTCGTTGCAACAGGATATGGTCGGATCGCGTTGCCGACAGCTAATAAAGCAGTTACTGAAATCACTTGCCATGCCCGAGGAGTAGCATATCTGCTACCAGAAACCCGGGTAGTCATAGATATAGGTGGGCAGGATAGCAAGATAATCAAAATTGGTGCACAAGGGCGCGTTCTTGATTTTGTGATGAATGATAAGTGTGCGGCCGGTACGGGACGTTTCATGGAAGTGATTGCGGCCAGACTAGGCGTTGATGTTGCAGAATTGTCGGATTTGGCTAAAGATGAAATACCAGTAGAACTAAACAGTATGTGTACCGTATTTGCAGAATCGGAAGTAGTTGGGCTCTTGGCCAAGGGAACGGGAAAAGGGGAGATTATCGCGGGATTACATCAGGCGATTTCCCGTCGAATTAGTGCAATGATTGAAAGAATTAAACCTGAGTCACCAATCATCTTCACTGGTGGAGTTGCGCAAAACAAGAGTTTGGTCCGCAGCCTTTCGACGCAGCTCAACATGCCCATACTTGCACCTGAAGATTGTCAATTTACCGGTGCAATTGGGGCAATGTTAATATCTGCTGACATGGCGGGATCAGTGGGCGACAAGGTTCCTACAGCCTGA
- a CDS encoding CBO0543 family protein: MINSLPIEVWRIDYMLEEVRTFPTSPSDEQIAYTLKHLTYARIDNWIDTDFNTLGWWFQIALLVITLLVWWKLVDKKRLLELTFYGFAIMTVSIWLDEAGYELGLWYYPIDLIPIFPPSTAIDYVMLPALYALVYQYCSSWRSFIIGTSILAGLFSFILEPLLVKFGFYVPICWNYYYSFPAYVAIGILMRIIVEKLKTIMESSQET, encoded by the coding sequence ATGATCAACAGTCTTCCGATAGAAGTATGGAGAATTGATTATATGTTAGAAGAAGTCCGAACCTTTCCCACATCTCCCTCAGATGAGCAAATCGCCTATACCTTGAAGCATCTGACTTATGCTCGAATAGATAATTGGATCGACACAGATTTCAACACACTTGGTTGGTGGTTCCAAATTGCGTTGCTCGTTATTACGTTATTAGTTTGGTGGAAGCTAGTGGATAAAAAGAGATTACTAGAACTGACCTTTTATGGATTTGCGATCATGACAGTGAGTATTTGGCTCGATGAAGCCGGATATGAACTTGGACTATGGTACTATCCTATCGATTTAATACCTATCTTTCCACCGTCAACCGCGATTGATTATGTCATGCTTCCGGCCCTATATGCGCTTGTGTACCAATACTGCAGTTCCTGGCGAAGTTTCATTATCGGAACTTCTATTTTGGCTGGTTTATTTAGTTTCATCCTTGAGCCTTTGTTAGTAAAATTCGGTTTTTATGTTCCTATATGCTGGAATTATTACTACAGCTTTCCTGCTTATGTTGCAATAGGAATATTGATGAGAATTATAGTTGAGAAGCTAAAAACTATCATGGAAAGTTCCCAAGAGACTTAA